AGCAATTTCACCGATCGTTCGACCGCTGTTATGCGCGACTGAGGGGCGCTGCGAGTAGGAGTGGGAGGCGTGATGACTCTTGGCACGACCGATCTCGGCAATGCGCGTGCCGATGGTGGGCAGGCGTTGCTACGACGCGCTCGAGGTGACTGTGATCCCTTGCTGCGCAAGGCTATCGAATCTATGCGCGAGCCGTTGGCGACGATGGCGGGCTACCACCTCGGCTGGTGGGATGTCGATAGATCCGCACTAGCGGGATCGTCGGGCAAGTTCCTTCGCGCCGCGCTTGTCCAGGCGGCGGCTGCGGCCTGCGGCGGTGATGCCGGTGATGCCGCGCTGATTGCCGCAGCTGTCGAGTTGGTGCACAACTTCACGTTGCTGCACGACGATGTGATGGATAAGGATGCGACGCGCAGGGGACGACCGACGGTATGGCAGGTGTGGGGCGTGGATGCCGCGATCCTGCTGGGAGATGCTTTGCACGCCGCGGCGATTCGGATGCTGACCGACCTACGCGACCTTTCTCTCGCGGTCAGGGCGATCATGCGATTGGAGACGTCGTGCCTTCACTTGTGTATCGGCCAGTTCGAGGATTGCGCCCTGGAAGGCCGCCTGGAAGTCACGGTCGACGACTACCTGCATATGGCAGCGGGCAAGACCGCGGCCCTGACCGGTTGTTGCTGCGCCCTGGGCGCCTTAGCCGCCAATGCGGACGACGCGACGATTGCGGCGTTGGAACGCTTTGGCCACGAATTGGGTCTTGCGTTTCAGTGCGTCGACGATTTGATCGGCATCTGGGGCGACCCTGGTGTGACCGGAAAACCGGTCGGCAATGATCTTGCCCGGCGCAAGGCAACGCTGCCGGTTGTTGCCGCACTGAATTCGCGATCTGAGGCAGCCATCGAACTGGCGGCGCTCTATCAAGCGGATGCCGCAATGACAACGAGTGATATCGATCGGGCTACCGCGCTCGTCGAGGTCGCCGGGGGCCGGCGCGCCGCGCAACGGTGCGCCGATGAACGGGTCCGGGCCGCTGTTGTGGCATTGCCCGATGCCCTCAGATCTGAG
The nucleotide sequence above comes from Mycobacterium decipiens. Encoded proteins:
- the idsB gene encoding geranylgeranyl diphosphate synthase IdsB, whose product is MGGVMTLGTTDLGNARADGGQALLRRARGDCDPLLRKAIESMREPLATMAGYHLGWWDVDRSALAGSSGKFLRAALVQAAAAACGGDAGDAALIAAAVELVHNFTLLHDDVMDKDATRRGRPTVWQVWGVDAAILLGDALHAAAIRMLTDLRDLSLAVRAIMRLETSCLHLCIGQFEDCALEGRLEVTVDDYLHMAAGKTAALTGCCCALGALAANADDATIAALERFGHELGLAFQCVDDLIGIWGDPGVTGKPVGNDLARRKATLPVVAALNSRSEAAIELAALYQADAAMTTSDIDRATALVEVAGGRRAAQRCADERVRAAVVALPDALRSEDLIGLSQLICRRER